The Sporichthyaceae bacterium genome includes the window CGGGGCACGATTGCCCGCGACCGGACAGCGGGCCATCTCCTCGTTGATCTCTCCAACTTTGGCGTCGACATCGTCGGACACGGGTGAATCCTTCCGGGGTTGGGCGTTCAGGTATTGACGGCCGAACAGGCGGGGCACAGGCCCCAGTAGACGACCTCGGCCTCGTCGATCACGAAACCTTGGTCGTCGGACGCGGTCAGGCACGGACGCTCGCCGACGGCGCAGTCGACATCGGCGATCACCCCGCACGAGCGGCACACGACGTGGTGATGGTTGTCGCCGACCCGCGACTCGTAGCGGGCCACCGAACCGGGCGGCTGAATGCGCCGCACCAGCCCTGCGGT containing:
- a CDS encoding Fur family transcriptional regulator, whose amino-acid sequence is MITTPDYEHMLRAAALRVTRPRVAVLAAVHGHPHADTDSILGVVRSELADVSHQAVYDVLRALTTAGLVRRIQPPGSVARYESRVGDNHHHVVCRSCGVIADVDCAVGERPCLTASDDQGFVIDEAEVVYWGLCPACSAVNT